The following proteins are co-located in the Bacillus pumilus genome:
- a CDS encoding AbrB/MazE/SpoVT family DNA-binding domain-containing protein: MKMKSTGIVRKVDELGRVVIPIELRRTLGIAEKDALEIYVDDEKIILKKYKPNMTCQVTGEVSDDNLKLANGKLVLSREGAEQIINEIQNQLQSQK; this comes from the coding sequence ATGAAGATGAAATCTACAGGTATTGTACGTAAAGTTGACGAATTAGGACGCGTGGTGATTCCAATCGAACTTCGTCGTACACTAGGAATCGCTGAAAAAGACGCTTTGGAAATTTATGTTGATGATGAAAAAATTATCCTAAAAAAATATAAACCAAACATGACTTGCCAAGTAACAGGTGAAGTATCAGACGATAACCTTAAACTTGCTAATGGTAAATTAGTTCTTAGCCGTGAAGGTGCAGAGCAAATCATTAACGAAATCCAAAACCAACTTCAATCACAAAAATAA
- the metG gene encoding methionine--tRNA ligase has protein sequence MPEKKKTFYLTTPIYYPSGKLHIGHAYTTVAGDAMARYKRLQGYDVMYLTGTDEHGQKIQQKAEEQNITPIEYLDPVVTDIQSLWKKLDISNDDFIRTTEKRHTKIIEQVFQKLLDQGDIYLDQYEGWYSIPDETFYTETQLVDVERNEKGEVIGGKSPDSGHPVELIKEESYFFRMSKYADRLLDYYEKNPSFIQPESRKNEMINNFIKPGLEDLAVSRTTFDWGIKVPNNPKHVIYVWIDALFNYLTAIGYGTDQDEKYKKYWPANVHLVGKEIVRFHTIYWPIMLMALDLPLPKQIFAHGWLLMKDGKMSKSKGNVVDPVTLIDRYGLDALRYYLLREVPFGADGVFTPEGFVERVNYDLANDLGNLLNRTVAMVQKYFDGTLSSYKGPVNEFDEELKAVAEQTVKAYEEAMENLEFSVALTNVWTLISRTNKYIDQTAPWVLAKDETKRKELHSVMYHLAESLRITAVQLTPFLTKTPEKIFFQLGIEEEKLKSWDSILSFGAIQKATVQKGEPLFPRLEVEEEVAYIKEKMQGSAPKVEEEKAEIEETELPELGAEIAFDDFSKVDLRVAQVLEAAPVKKADRLLKLQLDFGFEKRQIVSGIAKHYQPDELVGKKLVCVANLTPVKLRGEISQGMILTGETGGKLQVLEVDQSLANGTKIL, from the coding sequence ATGCCGGAAAAGAAAAAAACGTTTTATCTGACAACACCTATTTACTATCCGAGCGGAAAATTACATATTGGACATGCTTATACGACAGTGGCAGGGGATGCCATGGCTCGTTATAAACGTCTTCAAGGCTATGATGTGATGTATTTAACAGGTACAGATGAGCACGGACAAAAAATTCAGCAAAAAGCTGAAGAACAAAATATTACACCGATTGAGTATTTAGATCCCGTCGTTACAGACATTCAATCATTATGGAAGAAACTCGACATTTCAAATGATGATTTCATTCGTACAACGGAAAAAAGGCATACGAAAATCATTGAGCAAGTCTTCCAAAAGCTGCTTGATCAAGGAGATATCTATTTAGATCAATATGAGGGCTGGTACAGTATTCCTGATGAAACATTCTATACGGAAACACAGCTTGTTGATGTTGAGCGAAATGAGAAAGGTGAAGTCATTGGCGGGAAAAGCCCCGACAGTGGTCACCCTGTTGAATTGATTAAAGAGGAATCATATTTCTTCCGTATGAGTAAGTATGCAGATCGTTTACTGGACTACTACGAAAAGAACCCATCGTTCATTCAGCCTGAATCAAGAAAGAATGAAATGATCAATAACTTCATTAAACCAGGTTTAGAGGATTTAGCTGTATCAAGAACAACCTTTGATTGGGGAATTAAAGTACCTAATAATCCGAAACACGTGATTTATGTATGGATTGATGCGTTATTCAACTATTTAACAGCGATTGGCTATGGAACCGATCAGGATGAAAAATATAAAAAATATTGGCCTGCCAACGTGCACCTTGTAGGGAAAGAAATTGTGCGCTTCCATACAATTTATTGGCCAATTATGCTGATGGCACTTGATCTGCCTCTGCCGAAACAAATTTTCGCACACGGCTGGCTGCTCATGAAAGATGGCAAAATGTCTAAATCAAAAGGGAATGTGGTAGATCCGGTCACATTAATTGATCGCTATGGTCTTGATGCCCTTCGTTATTATCTACTTCGCGAAGTGCCATTTGGTGCGGATGGCGTGTTTACACCAGAAGGATTTGTGGAACGTGTAAACTATGATCTTGCCAATGATTTAGGGAACTTACTTAACCGTACGGTCGCGATGGTACAAAAATATTTTGATGGTACATTAAGCAGTTATAAGGGTCCTGTCAATGAATTTGATGAGGAGCTTAAAGCTGTGGCTGAACAAACGGTAAAAGCCTATGAAGAAGCGATGGAAAACCTTGAATTCTCGGTGGCTCTTACAAATGTTTGGACATTGATCAGCAGAACTAATAAATATATTGATCAAACAGCTCCATGGGTGTTAGCGAAGGATGAAACGAAACGAAAAGAACTGCACTCTGTCATGTATCATTTGGCAGAATCACTTCGAATCACAGCAGTGCAATTAACACCATTCTTAACAAAAACACCTGAGAAAATCTTCTTCCAGCTTGGAATTGAAGAAGAGAAGCTTAAAAGCTGGGACAGCATTCTTTCTTTTGGTGCGATTCAAAAAGCAACAGTACAAAAAGGAGAGCCGTTGTTCCCGCGTTTAGAGGTTGAAGAAGAAGTGGCGTACATTAAAGAGAAAATGCAGGGAAGTGCTCCTAAGGTAGAAGAAGAGAAAGCTGAAATAGAAGAAACGGAATTACCTGAACTGGGAGCAGAAATTGCATTTGATGATTTCTCGAAAGTTGATCTTCGAGTAGCACAAGTTTTGGAAGCAGCTCCAGTTAAAAAAGCGGATCGTCTCTTAAAGCTTCAGCTTGATTTTGGATTTGAAAAAAGACAAATTGTCTCAGGGATTGCCAAGCATTATCAACCAGATGAATTGGTAGGGAAGAAGCTTGTTTGCGTAGCAAATCTCACGCCAGTTAAACTCAGAGGGGAAATTTCCCAGGGAATGATTTTAACTGGGGAAACTGGTGGGAAATTGCAGGTCCTTGAAGTGGATCAATCTCTAGCGAATGGAACAAAAATTTTATAA
- a CDS encoding TatD family hydrolase, translated as MLFDTHAHLNAEQYNEDLEQVIERAKSEKVEKIVVVGFDRSTITRAMELIEEYDFIYAAIGWHPVDAIDMTDEDLAWIKELSQHEKVVAIGEMGLDYYWDKSPKDVQKEVFRRQIALAKEVNLPIIIHNRDATEDVVTILKEEGAAEVGGIMHCFTGSLEIAKACMDMNFYISFGGPVTFKNAKKPKEVVKDIPSDRLLIETDCPYLTPAPFRGKRNEPSYVKYIAEQIAELREISFEELAELTTENAKKVFRIN; from the coding sequence ATGTTATTTGATACACATGCCCATTTAAATGCGGAACAATACAATGAAGACTTAGAGCAGGTGATCGAAAGAGCGAAAAGTGAAAAGGTAGAGAAAATCGTCGTAGTCGGGTTTGACCGCTCAACCATAACGAGAGCGATGGAGTTAATTGAAGAGTATGATTTCATTTATGCAGCGATCGGCTGGCATCCTGTCGATGCCATTGATATGACAGATGAGGATTTGGCTTGGATCAAAGAATTATCTCAACATGAAAAGGTCGTTGCCATTGGAGAAATGGGTCTGGATTACTATTGGGACAAGTCGCCAAAAGATGTACAAAAAGAAGTCTTTAGACGTCAAATTGCTCTTGCGAAGGAAGTGAATCTGCCAATCATCATTCATAACCGTGACGCAACGGAAGATGTCGTGACGATCTTAAAGGAAGAGGGAGCGGCGGAAGTTGGTGGTATTATGCACTGCTTTACAGGAAGCCTAGAAATTGCAAAAGCGTGTATGGATATGAACTTTTATATTTCATTCGGTGGACCCGTGACATTTAAAAATGCCAAAAAACCGAAAGAAGTTGTAAAGGACATACCAAGTGATCGACTATTGATTGAAACAGACTGCCCATATTTAACACCAGCGCCATTTAGAGGGAAACGAAATGAGCCAAGCTATGTGAAATATATCGCAGAGCAAATTGCCGAATTACGAGAAATCAGCTTTGAAGAGCTTGCTGAATTGACAACAGAAAATGCGAAAAAAGTTTTCCGTATAAACTGA
- a CDS encoding G5 and 3D domain-containing protein: MKNLFSIKLGKGKVLLLVACLLLAGTGTAYGAHEFTKQSITISINGKEKTIRTHEETVAQLLSDLGIRTRAEDHISPSLNTKIQDNMNIVYDAAIPVHLTLDGKEKTIWTTDQTVGALLKNEKIDIGKHDQVTPGKNDKIKKNMNLVVQQAFQVSLKDGGKDKKVWTTSTTVADFLKQQELRLKKHDKIKPALHSNISKESADIQITRVEKVTDVVEEKIAFDTKHKKDRSLEKGKEKVLKKGEEGKLKKHYAIVKENGKVVSKELIKEVTEKDSKDRIVAIGTQVSKKEPKASPAVSRSNESSGKEFYVASTAYTASCAGCTGRTSTGFNLKANPGAKVIAVDPSVIPLGSKVYVEGYGYAVASDTGSAIKGNKIDVFVPSKSAAYQWGNKRVKIRVLK; encoded by the coding sequence ATGAAAAATCTGTTTTCTATCAAGCTAGGAAAAGGCAAGGTTTTATTACTAGTCGCTTGCTTACTTTTAGCTGGAACTGGGACGGCTTACGGTGCGCATGAGTTCACTAAGCAGTCTATTACCATTTCAATCAATGGTAAAGAGAAGACAATTCGTACACATGAAGAGACAGTAGCACAGCTGCTTTCAGACCTTGGGATACGGACCAGGGCGGAGGATCATATCTCTCCGAGTCTAAATACAAAGATTCAAGACAATATGAACATTGTGTATGATGCGGCTATACCGGTTCATCTGACCCTAGATGGGAAAGAGAAAACGATATGGACAACAGATCAGACGGTTGGAGCATTATTGAAGAATGAGAAGATAGATATTGGGAAGCACGATCAAGTGACTCCAGGAAAGAATGACAAGATTAAAAAGAATATGAATCTTGTGGTTCAGCAGGCCTTCCAGGTCAGCTTAAAGGATGGAGGAAAGGATAAAAAAGTGTGGACCACTTCGACTACGGTCGCTGACTTTTTAAAGCAACAAGAGCTGAGGCTCAAGAAGCACGATAAGATCAAACCTGCGCTACATAGTAACATTTCTAAAGAAAGCGCAGATATCCAGATCACTCGGGTGGAAAAAGTCACCGATGTAGTGGAAGAGAAAATTGCTTTTGATACCAAACATAAAAAGGATCGTTCTCTTGAAAAAGGAAAAGAGAAGGTGCTTAAAAAAGGTGAAGAAGGTAAATTGAAGAAGCACTATGCCATTGTGAAAGAAAACGGCAAAGTGGTGTCTAAAGAATTAATCAAAGAAGTAACTGAAAAAGATAGCAAGGATCGTATAGTGGCCATTGGTACTCAAGTGTCCAAAAAGGAACCTAAAGCATCCCCTGCAGTTTCAAGAAGCAATGAATCATCAGGAAAAGAATTCTACGTGGCGTCAACAGCCTATACAGCGAGCTGTGCTGGATGTACGGGCAGAACGTCTACAGGTTTTAATTTAAAAGCAAATCCGGGTGCAAAGGTCATAGCAGTTGATCCGAGTGTCATTCCGCTAGGCTCTAAAGTGTATGTGGAAGGCTATGGATATGCCGTTGCATCAGACACTGGATCTGCTATAAAAGGGAATAAAATTGATGTGTTCGTCCCAAGTAAGTCGGCAGCTTATCAATGGGGAAATAAACGAGTAAAAATTAGAGTGCTCAAATAA
- the rnmV gene encoding ribonuclease M5, translating into MKIKEIIVVEGRDDTARVKMAVDADTIETNGSAIGDTVIQQVRLAQETRGVIILTDPDFPGEKIRKTIAEAVPGCKHAFLPKHLAKAKRDKGIGVEHASLDSIRECLAHVHEEMEESESDITLDDLFDAGLIGGDASKRRRERLGVLLNIGYTNAKQLQKRLHMFQITKHDFIAALKTVMQEEADE; encoded by the coding sequence ATGAAAATCAAAGAAATCATTGTGGTGGAGGGTCGTGATGACACTGCCAGAGTGAAGATGGCCGTTGATGCAGATACGATCGAAACAAACGGATCTGCCATTGGCGATACAGTCATTCAACAAGTGCGTCTTGCTCAGGAGACGAGGGGTGTCATTATTTTAACAGACCCTGATTTTCCTGGTGAAAAGATCCGTAAAACCATCGCAGAAGCGGTTCCGGGTTGTAAGCACGCTTTTTTGCCAAAACATCTTGCGAAAGCGAAGCGGGACAAAGGGATTGGCGTCGAGCACGCTTCCTTGGACAGTATTCGGGAATGCCTTGCTCATGTCCATGAGGAAATGGAAGAATCGGAAAGTGACATTACATTAGACGACTTATTTGACGCAGGCCTTATCGGAGGCGATGCATCGAAACGCCGCCGCGAACGACTAGGTGTGCTTTTAAATATAGGATATACCAATGCGAAGCAGCTGCAAAAGCGCCTTCATATGTTTCAAATAACCAAACATGATTTTATTGCGGCCTTAAAGACCGTCATGCAGGAGGAAGCCGATGAATAA
- the rsmA gene encoding 16S rRNA (adenine(1518)-N(6)/adenine(1519)-N(6))-dimethyltransferase RsmA, which translates to MNKDIATPVRTKEILKKYGFSFKKSLGQNFLIDTNILDRIVDHAEITDETGVIEIGPGIGALTEQLAKRAKKVTAFEIDQRLLPILNDTLSPYDNVTIIHQDVLKADVGKVIEENFADCKEVMVVANLPYYVTTPIIMKLLEENLPLKGIVVMLQKEVADRMAAVPSSKEYNSLSIAVQFYTEAKTVMVVPKTVFVPQPNVDSAVIKLTVRETPAVSVENDAFFFQLIRASFGQRRKTLMNNLLNNLPDGKKHKAIIEEALETADIDGKRRGESLSIEEFARLANVLQKALL; encoded by the coding sequence ATGAATAAAGATATTGCGACACCCGTCAGAACGAAGGAAATACTAAAGAAGTACGGTTTCTCTTTTAAAAAGAGCTTAGGGCAGAACTTTTTAATTGATACAAATATTTTAGATCGTATAGTCGATCATGCAGAGATTACGGATGAGACCGGCGTTATTGAAATTGGACCTGGTATCGGCGCATTGACAGAACAGCTCGCTAAACGAGCAAAGAAAGTGACCGCTTTCGAAATCGACCAGCGTTTATTGCCCATTTTAAACGATACACTTTCTCCATATGATAATGTCACCATCATTCACCAAGACGTATTGAAGGCGGATGTAGGAAAGGTCATCGAAGAAAACTTTGCTGACTGTAAAGAAGTGATGGTTGTAGCCAACCTTCCTTATTACGTGACGACACCGATTATTATGAAATTGCTGGAAGAAAACCTTCCATTGAAAGGGATTGTGGTCATGCTGCAAAAAGAAGTCGCAGATCGTATGGCAGCTGTCCCTTCATCGAAGGAATACAACTCGCTTTCTATTGCGGTTCAATTTTATACGGAAGCGAAAACGGTCATGGTTGTGCCTAAAACCGTTTTCGTTCCCCAGCCAAATGTTGATTCGGCTGTTATTAAACTAACAGTTCGTGAAACGCCTGCTGTCTCAGTAGAAAATGATGCATTTTTCTTTCAGCTCATCCGTGCGAGCTTTGGCCAGCGCCGGAAGACATTGATGAATAACCTGTTGAACAATCTGCCTGATGGTAAAAAACATAAAGCCATCATTGAAGAAGCCCTTGAAACAGCTGACATTGATGGAAAGCGACGCGGTGAGTCATTATCCATTGAGGAATTTGCCCGTTTAGCTAACGTTTTACAAAAAGCCCTACTTTAA
- the yabG gene encoding sporulation peptidase YabG, translated as MQFQIGDMVTRASYQMDIMFRIIRIDETDQHEATAILHGNEVRLIADAKMSDLVLIQKEEQLTREKDDERKINESLDLLRQDYQLLREKQEYYTSGQYQHQEQYFHMPGKVLHLDGDASYLKKCLDVYERIGVPVYGVHCHEKKMPSMIDSLIDQYRPDILVITGHDAYSKQKGGVHDIGAYRHSRHFVETVQKARRKIPHLDQLVIFAGACQSHFESLIQAGANFASSPSRVNIHALDPVYIVAKISFTPFVDRINVWDVLRNTLTREKGLGGIETKGVLRVGMPYKRDQEST; from the coding sequence ATGCAATTTCAAATAGGAGATATGGTGACGAGGGCATCCTATCAAATGGATATTATGTTTCGTATCATTCGAATTGATGAGACAGATCAGCACGAAGCCACCGCCATTTTGCATGGGAATGAAGTGAGGCTGATTGCTGATGCAAAGATGTCTGACTTGGTCTTGATTCAAAAAGAGGAGCAGCTGACAAGAGAGAAGGACGACGAACGAAAAATTAACGAATCGCTCGATTTACTCAGACAGGATTATCAGCTGCTGCGTGAAAAACAAGAATATTATACTTCTGGACAATATCAGCATCAGGAGCAGTATTTTCACATGCCTGGAAAGGTTCTTCATTTAGATGGAGATGCTTCGTACTTAAAGAAATGCTTAGACGTATATGAACGAATTGGTGTGCCTGTGTATGGCGTGCATTGCCATGAGAAGAAAATGCCAAGCATGATTGACTCGTTAATCGATCAATATCGGCCTGATATCTTGGTCATCACAGGACATGATGCGTATTCCAAGCAAAAAGGCGGTGTACATGATATCGGTGCCTATCGCCATTCTCGTCATTTCGTTGAAACGGTTCAAAAAGCAAGAAGGAAAATTCCGCATTTAGATCAGCTTGTGATCTTTGCAGGTGCCTGTCAATCTCATTTTGAATCATTGATCCAAGCAGGTGCCAATTTTGCAAGCTCACCTTCTCGTGTCAACATCCATGCGCTAGACCCCGTCTATATTGTTGCGAAGATCAGCTTCACTCCATTTGTAGATCGAATCAACGTGTGGGATGTGCTCCGAAATACATTAACAAGAGAAAAAGGTCTCGGAGGAATCGAAACGAAGGGTGTTTTAAGGGTAGGTATGCCATATAAAAGAGACCAAGAATCGACATAA
- the veg gene encoding biofilm formation stimulator Veg, whose protein sequence is MAKTLSDIKRSLDGNLGKRLTLKANGGRRKTIERSGILAETYPSVFVIQLDQDENSFERVSYSYADILTETVELTFDDTASSVAY, encoded by the coding sequence ATGGCGAAGACTTTGTCCGACATCAAAAGATCGCTTGATGGTAACTTAGGTAAACGTTTGACGTTAAAGGCTAACGGAGGCCGCCGTAAAACAATTGAGCGTTCGGGCATTTTAGCTGAAACGTACCCTTCTGTTTTTGTGATTCAATTAGATCAAGATGAGAATTCGTTTGAAAGAGTTTCTTACAGTTATGCAGATATACTGACTGAGACGGTCGAATTAACGTTCGATGATACCGCTAGCTCAGTCGCCTATTAA
- a CDS encoding small, acid-soluble spore protein, alpha/beta type encodes MGRRRGIMSDEFKYELAKDLGFYDTVKNGGWGEIRARDAGNMVKRAIELAQQHMAQDENQR; translated from the coding sequence TTGGGTAGACGCCGAGGCATTATGTCAGATGAGTTCAAATACGAACTGGCGAAGGATCTTGGATTTTATGATACCGTCAAAAATGGAGGCTGGGGAGAGATTCGTGCGCGTGACGCAGGTAACATGGTCAAACGTGCCATTGAATTAGCTCAACAGCACATGGCTCAGGATGAGAATCAACGATAG
- the ispE gene encoding 4-(cytidine 5'-diphospho)-2-C-methyl-D-erythritol kinase, with protein sequence MRILEKAPAKINLSLDVHGKRPDGYHEVEMVMTTIDLADRLELTELDKDEIRVSSHNRFVPDDQRNLAYQAAKLLKTRFGIQKGVSIVITKSIPVAAGLAGGSSDAAAALRGLNRLWKLNLTLDELAELGAEIGSDVSFCVHGGTALATGRGEKLKHIATPPHCWVILAKPVIGVSTAEVYRQYDASKVEHPNVQRMIEAIEAKDYKGMCGSLGNVLESVTLKMYPEVDMIKRQMKRFGADAVLMSGSGPTVFGLIQYESKVQRIYNGLRGFCDQVYAVRMIGEQNALD encoded by the coding sequence TTGCGTATTTTAGAAAAAGCACCGGCAAAAATTAATCTTTCACTTGATGTTCATGGAAAAAGACCGGATGGATATCACGAAGTGGAGATGGTGATGACAACAATAGACCTTGCAGATCGACTAGAGCTGACGGAGCTGGACAAAGATGAAATCCGTGTATCATCTCATAATCGATTTGTGCCAGATGATCAGCGTAATCTGGCCTATCAGGCGGCTAAATTACTAAAAACAAGATTCGGTATTCAAAAAGGAGTATCGATTGTCATCACAAAATCAATTCCTGTCGCAGCAGGTCTAGCTGGGGGCAGCAGCGATGCAGCAGCGGCTCTGCGCGGCTTAAATCGCTTGTGGAAGTTAAATCTCACGTTAGATGAACTAGCTGAGCTTGGAGCGGAGATCGGCTCAGATGTCTCTTTTTGTGTACACGGAGGGACAGCACTAGCGACAGGACGTGGAGAGAAACTGAAGCATATTGCGACACCTCCGCATTGCTGGGTTATTTTAGCGAAGCCGGTGATTGGGGTATCTACAGCTGAAGTCTACAGACAATACGACGCAAGCAAAGTAGAACACCCAAATGTACAGCGTATGATAGAAGCAATTGAAGCGAAAGACTATAAAGGGATGTGCGGCTCACTCGGTAACGTTTTGGAATCTGTGACATTAAAGATGTATCCAGAAGTAGATATGATTAAGAGACAGATGAAGCGATTCGGTGCAGATGCTGTTTTAATGAGTGGAAGCGGCCCAACTGTATTTGGCTTGATTCAATATGAATCTAAGGTACAAAGAATATATAACGGACTGAGAGGATTTTGTGATCAAGTTTACGCTGTCCGCATGATCGGCGAACAAAATGCCCTTGATTAA
- the purR gene encoding pur operon repressor translates to MKFRRSGRLVDLTNYLLTHPHVLVPLTFFAERYQSAKSSISEDLTIIKQTFEQQGIGTLLTVPGAAGGVKYIPKIHLKEADDVVNDIGEALSTPERVLPGGYLYLTDVLGNPSILAKIGKLFATIFADRAIDVVMTVATKGIPIAYSVAGYLNVPVVIVRKDNKVTEGSTVSINYASGSSNRIQTMSLAKRSLDKGSNVLIIDDFMKAGGTINGMMNLLEEFNANVAGIGVLLEDEGVDERLVDEYISLLKLSTIDMKQKIIEINEGNFHEFFHSKA, encoded by the coding sequence ATGAAGTTTCGTCGAAGCGGCAGATTGGTGGACTTAACAAATTATTTGTTAACCCACCCGCACGTACTAGTACCGTTAACATTTTTTGCAGAACGATATCAATCTGCGAAGTCCTCCATTAGTGAAGACTTAACAATTATTAAACAGACCTTCGAACAGCAGGGCATAGGCACATTGCTTACTGTACCTGGTGCTGCTGGCGGAGTGAAATATATTCCAAAGATTCACCTAAAAGAAGCAGACGACGTAGTAAACGATATCGGAGAGGCTTTATCGACTCCTGAACGTGTACTTCCTGGCGGCTATTTATATTTAACCGATGTTTTAGGCAATCCATCGATTCTTGCGAAAATCGGTAAGCTTTTTGCGACCATCTTTGCGGACCGTGCGATTGATGTTGTCATGACCGTTGCGACGAAAGGTATTCCAATTGCCTATTCTGTTGCAGGTTATTTAAATGTGCCTGTTGTGATCGTTAGAAAAGATAATAAGGTAACCGAGGGATCAACTGTGAGTATTAATTATGCGTCAGGTTCTTCTAACCGAATTCAAACCATGTCACTTGCAAAGCGGAGCTTAGATAAAGGATCCAATGTCCTGATCATTGATGACTTTATGAAAGCGGGCGGAACCATTAATGGCATGATGAATCTGCTTGAGGAATTCAATGCAAATGTTGCAGGGATCGGTGTTCTTTTAGAAGATGAGGGCGTAGATGAACGTCTTGTCGATGAATATATATCGTTGTTAAAGCTGTCAACCATTGATATGAAGCAGAAGATCATTGAGATCAATGAAGGCAATTTCCACGAGTTTTTTCATTCCAAAGCTTAA
- the ridA gene encoding 2-iminobutanoate/2-iminopropanoate deaminase: MTKVVQTKNAPAAIGPYSQGMIVNNMFYSSGQIPLTPAGDFVNGDIKDQTHQVFRNLEAVLEAAGASFETVVKATVFIKDMEQFAEVNEVYGEYFHTHKPARSCVEVARLPKDALVEIEVVALVK; encoded by the coding sequence ATGACAAAAGTTGTTCAAACCAAAAACGCACCAGCAGCCATTGGACCTTACTCTCAAGGAATGATTGTCAATAACATGTTTTACAGCTCAGGCCAGATTCCATTAACGCCAGCTGGAGATTTCGTAAACGGAGATATTAAAGACCAAACACATCAAGTTTTCCGTAATCTCGAGGCCGTACTTGAAGCAGCAGGTGCTTCATTTGAAACAGTCGTGAAGGCAACTGTTTTCATTAAAGATATGGAACAATTTGCTGAAGTGAATGAAGTGTACGGTGAGTATTTCCATACGCATAAGCCAGCTCGTTCATGTGTAGAAGTAGCAAGACTTCCAAAGGATGCACTTGTAGAAATTGAAGTTGTTGCACTAGTGAAATAA
- the spoVG gene encoding septation regulator SpoVG: MEVTDVRLRRVNTDGRMRAIASITLDHEFVVHDIRVIDGNNGLFVAMPSKRTPDGEFRDIAHPINSSTRGKIQDAVLNEYHRLGEEEETIEYEEAGAS; this comes from the coding sequence GTGGAAGTTACTGACGTAAGATTACGCCGCGTGAATACCGATGGTCGCATGAGGGCGATTGCATCCATCACGCTGGACCACGAATTTGTTGTTCATGATATTCGTGTGATTGATGGAAATAATGGGTTGTTTGTTGCAATGCCTAGCAAACGCACGCCTGATGGAGAGTTTCGCGATATTGCACATCCAATTAACTCAAGCACTCGGGGTAAAATCCAAGATGCTGTTTTAAATGAATATCATCGCTTAGGCGAAGAAGAAGAAACAATTGAATATGAAGAAGCTGGAGCTTCTTAA